The following proteins are encoded in a genomic region of Musa acuminata AAA Group cultivar baxijiao chromosome BXJ2-11, Cavendish_Baxijiao_AAA, whole genome shotgun sequence:
- the LOC103970183 gene encoding probable glucuronosyltransferase Os03g0107900: MKLMARRAQLQHHQCHQHLSLKALHLRKYYKWILWLALFIYLFLTTTPTSYSFLFHPLDLKPLLPAKTNPPGLIQSPQPSSAALPKIYVYELPSRYNKDWLSNSRCGSHLFASEVAIHEALLGYPGRAVDPNEADFFFVPVYVSCNFSTPNGFPSLHHARPLLSSAVDFVSSHLPFWNRSHGRDHVFVASHDYGACFHAMEDVAIADGIPVFMKRSIILQTFGVRPPHPCQQADHVLIPPYVPPDIEDEWPAPEKARRDIFVFFRGKMEVHPKNVSGRFYSKRVRTEIWRRYSGNPRFRLQRKRSGDYRAEMARSVFCLCPLGWAPWSPRLVEAVALGCVPVIVADGIRLPFPESLRWPEISLAVAEADVGRLEATLDHVTATNLSVIQKNLWDPARRRALLFRRRMAEGDATWHVLTKLQGMSLRRSSGDGEAVRTDTWR; the protein is encoded by the exons ATGAAGCTGATGGCCAGAAGAGCCCAACTCCAGCATCACCAGTGCCACCAGCACCTCTCCCTGAAAGCTCTCCATCTCAGGAAATACTACAAATGGATCCTCTGGTTAGCTCTGTTCATCTACCTCTTCCTCACCACCACTCCCACCTCCTACTCTTTCTTGTTTCATCCCCTCGACCTCAAACCTCTTCTCCCGGCCAAAACCAATCCTCCGGGTCTCATCCAGTCTCCGCAGCCGTCCTCTGCTGCGCTTCCTAAGATATATGTATATGAGCTCCCTTCTCGGTACAACAAGGACTGGCTGTCGAACTCGCGGTGCGGCAGCCACCTGTTCGCCTCGGAGGTGGCGATCCACGAGGCACTGCTCGGTTACCCCGGCCGCGCCGTCGACCCCAACGAGGCCGACTTCTTCTTCGTCCCCGTCTACGTCTCCTGCAACTTCAGCACCCCCAACGGCTTCCCCTCCCTCCACCACGCCCGCCCCCTTCTGTCCTCCGCGGTCGACTTCGTCTCCTCCCATCTCCCCTTCTGGAACCGCTCCCACGGCCGCGACCACGTCTTCGTCGCCTCGCACGACTACGGCGCCTGCTTCCACGCCATG GAAGATGTGGCGATCGCGGACGGGATACCGGTGTTCATGAAGAGGTCAATCATTTTGCAGACGTTCGGGGTGCGGCCGCCGCATCCGTGCCAGCAAGCGGATCACGTTCTGATTCCTCCCTACGTGCCGCCGGACATAGAAGATGAGTGGCCGGCGCCAGAGAAGGCGAGGCGCGACATTTTCGTCTTCTTCCGCGGCAAGATGGAGGTCCATCCCAAGAACGTCAGCGGCCGCTTCTATAGCAA GAGGGTGAGGACGGAGATATGGCGGCGGTACAGCGGGAACCCGAGGTTCCGGTTGCAGAGGAAGCGGTCGGGGGACTACCGGGCGGAAATGGCGCGGTCGGTGTTCTGCCTGTGCCCGCTGGGGTGGGCGCCGTGGAGCCCGCGGTTGGTGGAGGCGGTGGCGCTCGGCTGCGTGCCCGTCATCGTCGCCGACGGGATTCGGCTGCCATTCCCGGAGTCGTTGCGGTGGCCAGAGATATCGCTGGCGGTGGCGGAGGCTGACGTCGGCCGCCTCGAGGCGACGCTCGACCACGTGACGGCGACAAACTTGTCGGTCATCCAGAAGAACCTGTGGGACCCGGCGCGGCGGCGGGCGCTGCTCTTCCGCCGCCGCATGGCGGAGGGCGACGCAACGTGGCACGTCCTCACGAAGCTCCAGGGGATGAGCCTCCGTCGCTCGTCGGGCGATGGCGAAGCTGTGAGAACCGACACGTGGAGGTAG
- the LOC103970184 gene encoding probable xyloglucan endotransglucosylase/hydrolase protein 32, which yields MPAFQTHHCIRLQPLFLSSACMACLIPLLVFLVLRTADAQPSPGYHPSSSVSPIRFYEGYSNLWGPQHQTISPDQYSTTIWLDTSSGSGFKSKNSYRNGYFGASIKLQSGYTAGVNTAFYLSNNQAYPGFHDEVDIEFLGNIEGRPYILQTNVYVRGSGDGRIIGREMRFHLWFDPTASFHHYAILWDPDEIIFLVDDVPIRRYARKVEATFPDRPMWVYGSIWDASSWATDNGKYKADYRYQPFVAKYTDFKLGGCTGSAPPSCRPVPSSPSGHGLSPQQYAAMRWVQNNYMVYYYCEDSSRDRSLTPEC from the exons ATGCCAGCCTTCCAAACCCATCATTGCATCCGCCTGCagcctctcttcctctcttccgcCTGCATGGCTTGCCTCATTCCCTTGCTTGTCTTCCTCGTTTTGCGCACCGCTGATGCGCAGCCCTCGCCAGGATACCATCCGAGTTCTTCGGTGAGTCCTATCAGATTCTACGAAGGCTACAGCAATCTCTGGGGGCCTCAGCATCAGACGATCTCCCCGGATCAGTATTCTACGACCATTTGGCTCGACACCAGCTCAG GGAGTGGATTCAAGTCGAAGAACTCTTACCGAAACGGCTACTTCGGTGCTTCGATCAAGCTCCAAAGCGGCTACACCGCCGGAGTGAACACGGCATTCTAT CTCTCCAACAATCAAGCTTACCCTGGGTTCCACGACGAGGTGGACATCGAGTTCTTGGGGAACATAGAGGGCAGGCCATACATACTGCAGACGAACGTGTACGTCAGGGGCAGCGGCGATGGCAGGATCATCGGCAGGGAGATGCGGTTCCACCTCTGGTTCGATCCCACCGCCAGCTTCCACCATTACGCCATTCTTTGGGACCCCGACGAGATAAT ATTCCTGGTGGACGATGTGCCGATACGGCGATACGCGAGGAAGGTGGAGGCGACGTTCCCCGACCGGCCCATGTGGGTGTACGGCTCCATCTGGGACGCGTCGTCGTGGGCCACCGACAACGGCAAGTACAAGGCGGATTACCGCTACCAGCCCTTCGTCGCCAAGTACACCGACTTCAAGCTGGGGGGGTGCACCGGGTCGGCGCCGCCGAGCTGCCGCCCGGTGCCGTCGTCGCCCTCGGGCCACGGGCTGAGCCCCCAGCAGTATGCGGCGATGCGTTGGGTGCAGAACAACTACATGGTCTACTACTACTGCGAGGACTCCAGCAGGGACCGTTCTCTCACGCCGGAGTGCTGA